In Bacteroidales bacterium, one genomic interval encodes:
- the tuf gene encoding elongation factor Tu, translating into MAKEKFERSKEHVNIGTIGHVDHGKTTLTAAITKILHDKGLSEARSFESIDNAPEEKERGLTINSAHVEYQTEARHYAHVDCPGHSDYVKNMVTGAAQMDGAILVVAGTDGPMPQTREHILLARQVNIPKIVTFLNKVDLVDDPELLELVDMEVRELLDFYDFDGENSPIIHGSALKALSGDKEQEEKIMELMKAVDEYIPVPQRDKDKPFLMPVEDVFSITGRGTVATGRIETGVIQTGQEVQLIGLGAEKKKTVVTGVEMFRKILDEGEAGDNVGLLLRGIGKDEVKRGMVIAKPGSITPHTTFKAQVYVLKKEEGGRHTPFHQDYRPQFYIRTMDVTGTIKLPEGTEMVMPGDHVNITVELIYPVALNEGLRFAVREGGRTVGAGQVTEIVE; encoded by the coding sequence ATGGCAAAAGAAAAATTTGAGCGATCGAAAGAACACGTAAATATCGGGACGATAGGTCACGTTGATCACGGGAAAACTACCCTGACGGCAGCCATTACCAAGATTTTGCATGATAAGGGACTGTCGGAAGCAAGAAGTTTTGAATCTATTGACAATGCTCCTGAGGAAAAGGAAAGAGGTCTTACGATTAATTCTGCACACGTTGAGTATCAAACGGAGGCGAGACACTATGCTCATGTGGATTGTCCCGGACACTCCGATTATGTTAAGAACATGGTTACCGGGGCAGCTCAGATGGATGGAGCTATTTTGGTTGTAGCCGGTACAGATGGGCCGATGCCCCAAACCCGCGAACACATTCTCCTGGCACGTCAGGTGAATATACCCAAGATCGTTACTTTCCTGAATAAAGTTGATCTGGTGGACGATCCTGAATTGCTTGAACTGGTGGATATGGAGGTTCGGGAGTTATTGGATTTTTATGATTTTGACGGTGAAAATTCACCCATTATCCATGGTTCCGCACTGAAAGCATTGAGTGGAGATAAGGAGCAGGAAGAGAAGATCATGGAACTGATGAAGGCTGTGGATGAATACATTCCTGTCCCACAAAGAGATAAGGATAAACCTTTCCTAATGCCGGTTGAAGATGTTTTCTCCATCACCGGTCGAGGTACTGTCGCTACAGGTAGAATCGAAACTGGTGTAATCCAGACAGGTCAAGAGGTCCAATTGATCGGACTGGGGGCTGAAAAGAAGAAAACTGTTGTTACCGGTGTTGAAATGTTCAGAAAGATCCTGGATGAAGGTGAAGCAGGTGATAATGTCGGTTTACTCTTGCGTGGAATTGGTAAGGATGAAGTTAAAAGAGGTATGGTTATTGCCAAACCCGGTTCCATCACACCCCATACTACTTTCAAGGCACAGGTTTATGTGCTGAAGAAAGAAGAGGGCGGTCGACATACTCCGTTCCATCAGGATTACAGACCACAGTTCTACATCAGAACAATGGACGTCACCGGAACCATTAAACTTCCTGAGGGAACGGAAATGGTTATGCCTGGTGATCATGTGAACATTACCGTTGAACTGATCTATCCGGTGGCTCTGAATGAGGGATTGCGTTTTGCTGTGCGTGAAGGTGGCAGAACTGTCGGTGCTGGTCAGGTAACCGAAATTGTCGAATAA
- the secE gene encoding preprotein translocase subunit SecE → MKIKYYLQESYNELVHKVSWPTWNELQRSAVIVMVASLIIAFVVFIMDFSFRHIMDFVYAMFY, encoded by the coding sequence ATGAAGATAAAGTATTATTTACAGGAGTCTTATAATGAGTTGGTACACAAAGTCTCCTGGCCCACATGGAATGAGTTGCAAAGAAGTGCTGTTATAGTAATGGTGGCTTCCTTGATTATTGCTTTTGTTGTTTTTATCATGGATTTTTCTTTTAGACATATTATGGATTTTGTCTACGCAATGTTTTACTAA
- the nusG gene encoding transcription termination/antitermination factor NusG, protein MAENEKRWYVLRAIGGKEKQVKEFVENEISKGKISDYVFQVLIPTEKVYQIRNGKKISKERNFFPGYVLIEAILTADIQHYLEDIPNVIGFLKTEGNKPSPLRRSEINRILGKVDELAEGDEELNVPFYVGESVKVIDGPFNNFTGVIEEVNEEKKKLKVMVKIFGRKTPLELSFMQVEKE, encoded by the coding sequence ATGGCTGAAAATGAAAAGAGATGGTATGTTCTACGGGCAATAGGAGGAAAAGAAAAGCAGGTTAAAGAATTTGTGGAGAATGAGATTTCTAAAGGCAAGATAAGCGATTACGTTTTTCAGGTGCTTATACCGACCGAAAAGGTTTATCAAATACGTAACGGCAAAAAAATTAGTAAAGAACGCAACTTTTTCCCGGGTTATGTTTTGATTGAGGCCATTTTAACAGCAGACATACAACATTATCTGGAAGATATTCCCAATGTAATTGGATTTTTAAAAACAGAGGGGAACAAGCCTTCCCCATTGCGAAGGAGTGAAATAAATCGTATTCTCGGGAAAGTAGATGAATTGGCAGAAGGTGATGAAGAACTTAATGTTCCGTTTTATGTGGGAGAATCTGTTAAGGTTATAGATGGGCCATTTAATAATTTTACCGGAGTAATTGAAGAAGTTAATGAGGAGAAGAAGAAACTGAAGGTTATGGTTAAAATCTTCGGTAGGAAAACTCCACTGGAACTGAGTTTTATGCAAGTTGAAAAAGAATAA
- the rplK gene encoding 50S ribosomal protein L11, with translation MAKQVEGVIKLQIRGGQANPSPPVGPALGAKGVNIMDFCKKFNAKTQDKSGKVIPVIITVYSDKSFDFVTKTPPAPIQLLEAAKLKGGSSEPNREKVGVVTWKQIQTIAEDKMEDLNAFTTESAMKMIAGTARSMGITVKGKFPGKQ, from the coding sequence ATGGCAAAACAAGTTGAAGGCGTAATAAAACTGCAGATCAGGGGTGGTCAGGCAAATCCATCACCCCCTGTAGGTCCGGCTTTAGGCGCTAAGGGTGTTAATATAATGGATTTTTGTAAAAAATTCAACGCCAAAACACAAGATAAAAGTGGTAAGGTTATTCCCGTTATTATAACCGTTTATTCTGACAAATCATTCGATTTTGTTACAAAAACTCCGCCTGCTCCGATTCAGTTGCTGGAAGCTGCCAAGTTAAAAGGTGGATCATCGGAACCCAACCGTGAAAAAGTAGGTGTGGTTACATGGAAGCAGATTCAGACGATAGCAGAAGATAAAATGGAGGATTTAAATGCATTTACCACAGAATCTGCTATGAAGATGATCGCTGGTACGGCACGAAGTATGGGAATAACGGTTAAAGGTAAGTTTCCCGGTAAACAATAA
- the rplA gene encoding 50S ribosomal protein L1, whose protein sequence is MTQLTKKKKQILEKFDKSKQYTLEEAVKLVKEITNVNFDASVDMDVRLGVDPRKPNQMVRGVVTLPHGTGKETRVLALCSADKEEEAKEAGADYVGLDEYVQKIKDEGWTDFDVVITQPSVMPKVGQLGKILGPRGLMPNPKSGTVTDNIGEAIKEVKKGKIDFKVDKTGIIHTSVGKVSFTEQQLMDNAKELLNTIRKLKPTAAKGTYIKSVTLSSTMSPGIKLDPSYLRKST, encoded by the coding sequence ATGACACAATTAACTAAAAAAAAGAAACAGATTTTAGAAAAATTCGATAAGTCCAAGCAATATACCCTGGAAGAGGCAGTAAAGCTGGTAAAGGAGATTACCAATGTGAACTTCGACGCTTCAGTAGATATGGATGTACGCCTTGGTGTGGATCCAAGAAAGCCTAACCAAATGGTACGGGGGGTGGTTACATTGCCACATGGTACGGGCAAAGAAACGCGGGTATTGGCACTATGTTCGGCCGATAAGGAAGAAGAAGCCAAAGAAGCCGGAGCTGACTATGTAGGATTGGATGAATATGTGCAGAAGATTAAGGATGAAGGCTGGACCGATTTTGATGTGGTTATTACACAGCCCTCAGTAATGCCGAAAGTGGGCCAGTTAGGTAAAATACTTGGACCCAGAGGTTTAATGCCAAATCCCAAGAGCGGTACCGTTACGGACAATATTGGAGAGGCAATAAAAGAGGTGAAGAAGGGAAAGATTGATTTTAAGGTTGATAAAACCGGTATCATCCATACTTCTGTTGGTAAAGTTTCATTTACCGAGCAACAGTTAATGGATAATGCAAAAGAACTGTTGAATACCATCAGAAAATTGAAGCCTACGGCTGCGAAAGGAACCTATATAAAAAGTGTCACCCTTTCGAGTACAATGAGCCCAGGTATCAAGCTTGATCCCAGTTATCTGCGGAAAAGCACATAA
- a CDS encoding 50S ribosomal protein L10 — MKSLEEKKQIVNDLVEDIKNSSHFYLADISGLNASETLNLRQKCYDSELKLKVVKNTLLKRALDQLDMGIGDLYEVLDGPTSIILSEKGAEPAKVIKEFRKKKERPLLKGAYVEDSIYIGDDKLEDLSRIKSKEELIGDLILQLQSPVKDVISSLRSGNDILAGVMKTLSEKNEEK; from the coding sequence ATGAAATCACTTGAGGAAAAGAAACAAATAGTCAATGATCTGGTTGAGGATATAAAAAATTCATCCCATTTTTATCTGGCTGATATATCCGGGCTTAATGCCTCAGAGACTTTGAATCTCAGACAGAAATGTTATGATAGCGAACTAAAGTTAAAGGTGGTGAAAAATACCTTGTTAAAACGAGCGCTTGATCAGTTGGATATGGGCATTGGAGACTTGTACGAAGTTTTAGATGGTCCCACCTCTATTATTTTATCGGAAAAAGGAGCCGAGCCAGCCAAGGTTATTAAGGAATTCAGGAAGAAAAAAGAAAGGCCCTTATTGAAAGGGGCTTATGTTGAAGACTCCATTTATATAGGCGATGATAAACTGGAAGATCTGTCCAGGATCAAGTCGAAAGAGGAACTTATAGGCGATTTGATATTGCAGTTGCAATCACCGGTCAAAGATGTGATTTCTTCTCTGAGATCGGGAAACGATATCTTAGCTGGAGTAATGAAAACTTTATCAGAAAAGAACGAAGAAAAGTAA
- the rplL gene encoding 50S ribosomal protein L7/L12: MADLKALAEELVNLSVKEVNELADILKDEYGIEPASAPVVAAGPAEGAEEGGEAEQTEFDVVLNSSGSAKLQVVKLVKELSGLGLKEAKELVDSLPKPVKEAMPKEEAESLKAKLEDAGAEVELK; this comes from the coding sequence ATGGCAGATTTAAAAGCGCTTGCAGAAGAATTAGTTAACTTAAGTGTGAAGGAAGTTAACGAATTAGCAGACATATTGAAAGATGAATATGGTATTGAACCGGCATCCGCTCCCGTTGTTGCTGCAGGACCTGCTGAGGGTGCTGAAGAAGGGGGTGAAGCTGAACAGACCGAATTTGATGTTGTACTGAATTCATCCGGTAGTGCAAAATTACAAGTGGTAAAGCTTGTTAAGGAATTGAGCGGTCTTGGATTGAAAGAGGCCAAGGAATTGGTGGATTCTCTGCCGAAACCCGTAAAAGAGGCAATGCCAAAAGAAGAAGCTGAATCTTTAAAAGCAAAATTAGAAGACGCCGGCGCAGAAGTTGAACTTAAATAG
- the rpoB gene encoding DNA-directed RNA polymerase subunit beta — translation MTIQQSQRISFASTKNQLPYPDFLEIQLQSFKNFFQLDTTPEERKQEGLYQVFQENFPITDTRNNFVLEFLDYTVDPPRYDIYECIERGLTYSVPLKAKLKLYCTDPEHEDFDTVIQDVYFGTVPYMTEKGSFVINGAERVVVSQLHRSPGVFFGQSIHANGTKLYSARVIPFRGSWIEFATDVNNVMYAYIDRKKKLPVTTLLRAIGYESDKDILEIFNLADELKVSKPNLEKVIGRKLAARVLRSWVEDFVDEDTGEVVSIERNEVVVERDTVIEEKHIDQIIDSGAESILLHKEDYSQSDYAIIYNTLQKDPCNSEKEAVMQIYRQLRNSEPPDEATARDVIDKLFFSDTRYDLGEVGRYRLNKKLNLDTSIDTKVLTNDDIIEIIKYLIELINLKTNVDDIDHLSNRRVRTVGEQLANQFGVGLARMARTIRERMNVRDNEVFTPIDLINSKTLSSVINSFFGTNQLSQFMDQTNPLAEMTHKRRVSALGPGGLSRERAGFEVRDVHYTHYGRLCPIETPEGPNIGLISSMCVYAKINNLGFIETPYRQVENGKVNLTGEGSVYLSAEEEEARMIAQANASIDDEGAFQTERVKARHDGEFPYAESSRVDLMDVAPNQIASIAASLIPFLEHNDANRALMGSNMMRQAVPLIKPDAPIVGTGLEHSVVRDSRLQIIAERDGTVEYVDANEIVVNYEKTDDEEFVSFEGDVKRYQLPRYHKTNQNTSMTLKPIVRKGERVYKGQVLTEGYGTENGELALGKNLKVAFMPWKGYNFEDAVVISENVVKNDVFTSVHIEEHVMEVRDTKRGLEELTADIPNVSEDATKDLDENGIIRIGAEINPGDIIIGKITPKGESDPSPEEKLLRAIFGDKAGDVKDASLKASPSLSGIIVDKKLFTRAVKDKKARDTDKEKLESFDKEYGQKIEELTGKLIDKLTVLVNGKTSQGVKDYYNATVVPKGKKFTQKILQDIDFTNVSPKKWTTDKNKNETIKTLLHNYNIKRRQIEGQLRREKYNITIGDELPTGIVQMAKVYIAKKRKITVGDKLAGRHGNKGIISKIVRTEDMPFLQDGTPVDIVLNPLGVPSRMNLGQIYESVLGWAGEKLGLKFSTPIFDGASLNEISHYTEKAGLPSYGKSYLYDGASGELFDQPATVGVIYMLKLGHMVEDKIHARSIGPYSLITQQPLGGKAQFGGQRFGEMEVWALEAFGASNILQEMLTVKSDDVNGRAKAYESIVKGDPLPVPGIPESFNVLLHELRGLGLSIKLIKE, via the coding sequence ATGACAATACAACAATCTCAACGAATCAGTTTCGCATCTACCAAGAATCAATTACCCTATCCTGACTTTTTAGAAATACAGTTACAATCTTTTAAGAACTTTTTTCAGTTAGATACCACACCTGAGGAAAGAAAGCAGGAAGGGTTATATCAGGTTTTTCAGGAGAATTTTCCAATTACTGACACCAGAAACAATTTTGTTCTGGAATTTTTGGATTATACAGTCGATCCGCCCAGATACGATATTTACGAATGTATAGAACGGGGGCTAACCTATAGTGTACCCCTTAAAGCAAAACTGAAACTCTATTGCACAGATCCTGAACACGAAGATTTTGATACGGTTATTCAGGATGTCTATTTTGGTACCGTACCTTACATGACCGAAAAGGGCTCTTTTGTAATTAACGGTGCCGAACGTGTTGTAGTTTCTCAGTTGCATCGTTCTCCGGGGGTATTTTTCGGACAAAGCATCCATGCCAATGGAACCAAATTGTATTCCGCCAGGGTCATACCTTTCCGTGGTTCATGGATTGAATTTGCTACCGATGTAAACAATGTGATGTACGCTTATATCGACAGAAAGAAAAAATTACCCGTGACAACCCTGTTAAGAGCCATTGGGTACGAAAGCGATAAAGACATTCTGGAAATTTTCAATCTCGCTGATGAGCTTAAAGTTTCCAAGCCCAATCTGGAGAAGGTTATAGGCAGAAAATTGGCCGCAAGGGTGCTGCGTTCATGGGTCGAGGACTTTGTTGACGAGGATACGGGAGAAGTGGTCTCCATTGAAAGGAATGAAGTGGTTGTTGAACGTGATACGGTGATTGAGGAAAAACACATTGATCAGATTATTGATTCAGGTGCAGAAAGCATATTGTTGCATAAAGAAGACTATAGTCAGTCTGATTATGCAATAATATATAATACATTACAGAAAGATCCCTGTAATTCAGAGAAAGAAGCAGTGATGCAAATCTACCGGCAGCTAAGAAATTCAGAGCCACCGGATGAAGCTACAGCCAGGGATGTGATTGACAAATTGTTTTTCTCCGATACACGTTATGATCTCGGAGAAGTAGGACGTTACCGTCTCAATAAAAAACTGAACCTGGACACCTCCATTGATACCAAGGTGCTTACCAATGATGATATAATAGAGATCATTAAATATTTGATCGAGCTGATCAATTTGAAGACCAATGTGGATGATATTGATCACCTGAGTAACCGTCGTGTTCGCACGGTAGGTGAGCAATTGGCCAATCAGTTTGGAGTCGGATTGGCGCGAATGGCCCGTACCATTCGGGAAAGAATGAACGTGAGAGACAATGAGGTGTTTACTCCTATTGATCTGATCAATTCGAAGACACTGTCTTCGGTTATCAATTCTTTCTTTGGTACGAACCAGCTTTCGCAGTTCATGGATCAAACGAATCCATTGGCTGAGATGACTCATAAACGAAGGGTTTCAGCCCTTGGGCCGGGAGGCCTTTCCCGGGAACGTGCCGGGTTTGAGGTGAGAGACGTTCATTATACCCATTATGGCAGACTATGTCCGATTGAAACACCGGAAGGTCCGAATATCGGTCTCATTTCTTCTATGTGCGTATATGCCAAGATCAATAATCTTGGATTTATTGAAACCCCTTATAGGCAGGTTGAAAACGGAAAGGTTAACCTGACCGGAGAGGGCTCGGTGTATTTGAGCGCAGAAGAGGAAGAGGCCAGAATGATTGCTCAGGCAAATGCTTCCATTGATGATGAAGGCGCGTTTCAGACAGAGCGGGTTAAAGCCCGTCACGATGGAGAGTTTCCATATGCTGAATCAAGCAGGGTGGACCTGATGGATGTTGCTCCAAATCAGATAGCTTCTATTGCTGCCTCGCTGATCCCCTTTCTTGAACACAATGACGCCAACCGTGCTTTGATGGGATCCAATATGATGCGTCAGGCAGTTCCTTTGATCAAACCGGATGCGCCGATTGTTGGCACGGGCCTTGAGCACTCCGTTGTACGGGATTCACGACTCCAGATCATTGCAGAAAGAGATGGAACAGTTGAATACGTGGATGCCAATGAAATCGTAGTCAACTATGAAAAAACCGATGATGAGGAATTCGTTAGCTTTGAAGGAGATGTAAAACGCTACCAGTTGCCCAGGTATCATAAAACCAATCAGAATACCAGCATGACCCTTAAACCCATCGTAAGAAAAGGAGAGCGGGTATATAAAGGTCAGGTGCTTACTGAAGGGTATGGTACCGAGAACGGAGAACTTGCCCTGGGTAAAAACCTCAAGGTTGCCTTTATGCCATGGAAGGGTTATAATTTCGAGGATGCTGTTGTTATTTCGGAAAATGTGGTGAAAAATGATGTGTTTACCTCTGTACACATTGAAGAACATGTTATGGAGGTAAGAGATACCAAACGTGGGCTGGAGGAATTAACAGCGGATATTCCCAATGTTAGCGAAGATGCCACAAAGGATCTGGATGAAAATGGAATTATTCGTATCGGGGCTGAGATTAATCCCGGGGATATTATCATAGGAAAGATTACACCAAAAGGAGAGTCCGATCCTTCACCCGAAGAAAAATTGCTGAGAGCGATTTTCGGTGATAAAGCAGGCGATGTGAAGGATGCTTCACTCAAAGCGAGTCCTTCGCTTAGTGGGATTATTGTGGATAAAAAATTGTTCACACGGGCCGTGAAGGATAAGAAAGCCAGGGATACGGATAAGGAAAAACTTGAAAGCTTCGATAAAGAATATGGTCAGAAGATCGAGGAGCTTACCGGAAAGCTGATTGATAAACTGACTGTTCTTGTCAATGGAAAAACCTCACAAGGCGTTAAGGACTATTATAACGCAACGGTTGTTCCCAAGGGTAAGAAATTTACACAAAAGATCCTTCAGGACATCGATTTTACCAATGTTAGTCCTAAGAAATGGACTACAGATAAGAATAAAAATGAAACCATAAAAACATTACTTCACAATTACAACATCAAACGGCGTCAAATTGAAGGTCAACTGCGGCGTGAGAAATATAACATAACCATTGGCGATGAGTTGCCTACCGGAATTGTTCAGATGGCCAAGGTATATATTGCCAAAAAACGAAAAATTACGGTAGGTGATAAACTTGCAGGGCGCCACGGGAATAAGGGAATCATTTCGAAAATTGTGAGAACTGAGGATATGCCTTTCCTTCAGGACGGTACTCCTGTAGATATTGTACTTAATCCATTGGGTGTGCCGTCAAGAATGAACCTGGGGCAAATTTATGAATCTGTCCTGGGATGGGCCGGTGAAAAACTTGGGTTGAAATTTTCAACACCGATTTTTGACGGGGCTTCACTCAATGAGATCAGTCATTACACTGAAAAGGCAGGACTTCCTTCGTATGGAAAATCATATCTTTACGACGGAGCTTCAGGCGAGTTGTTTGACCAGCCCGCTACCGTCGGTGTTATATATATGCTTAAGCTGGGGCATATGGTGGAAGATAAGATCCATGCACGGTCCATCGGACCCTATTCCTTAATTACGCAACAGCCGCTAGGTGGTAAAGCCCAGTTTGGTGGGCAGCGTTTTGGAGAAATGGAGGTATGGGCCCTTGAAGCCTTTGGTGCATCGAATATCTTGCAGGAAATGCTGACTGTCAAGTCGGACGATGTAAATGGCAGGGCCAAAGCCTATGAAAGTATTGTTAAAGGTGATCCCTTACCTGTTCCCGGTATACCCGAGTCATTCAATGTATTATTGCATGAGCTCAGGGGACTGGGATTAAGTATTAAACTCATCAAAGAATAA